Sequence from the Stenotrophomonas sp. 364 genome:
GGCAGGCGCGCCAGCAGCGGAGCCACGTGCAGCGCCTGGGTGGCAATGCTGACCAGCCCCGCGCCGGCACGCAACGCTGCCTCGCCGGCCAGCATCACCGCGCCGCCACTGCCGCGGTTGCCGCCCACGCACAGCACGTGGCCCGATTCGCCCTTGTGGGTATTGGCACGCCGCGCCGGGAGTTGCCCGGCCAGCCGGGGCGCCTGCCATGGCACGGCGCTGGCGGTCACCTGCGCGTCCGCGCCGTCGGGCAGCTGCAACGGTGCCAGACGCCGCGCACCCACGTGTTCCAGCGCCGCGCCGGTATACAGGCCCTGGTGGCAGACGATGAACTGCAGGGTCACGCGGGCGCGCACCGCACTGCCTGGCACCGCGCCGGTGTTGGCGTCCACGCCGCTGGGTACGTCCAGCGCCAGGACCGGCACGCCGGCCTGGTTGATGGCCTCGATCAGCGCCGCTGCCTCGCCGTCCGGCGCGCGGTTCAGGCCCAGCCCGTACAGCGCATCCACCACGACATCGGCCGGGGGCAATGCACCGTCAAACACCGCCACCTGCCCGCCGTCGTCCTGCCAGGCCTGCTGGGCCGCACGGGCCAACGCGGTGCCCGCGTCATCGGTGGCCAGGCGCAGCACATGGACCGCGCGCCCGGCCTGCCGGGCCAACCGGGCCAGCACATAGCCATCGCCGCCGTTGTTGCCGGGCCCCACCACCACGCACAGGCGCTGGGCCTGCGGCCATTGTTCCAGCAGGCACTGCCAGGCGGCCTGCCCGGCCTGGTCCATCAGCGCGGCACCGCCATCGCCGAGCAGGGCGCTGGCACGCGCATCGATCTGGCGCGCGGCAGGTATATCGAACAGTTCAGCAAGCTTGGGCATGCCGGGATTCTATACTTCCCCCCATGTCTGCTGTGCCCCTCCCCGCCCCCGTCAACCTGGCCCGCGCCACCGAGCGCGTGCGCGAGATCGCGCGTGCGCATGGCTTCCAGCGCTGCGGCGTGTCCGGCATCGAACTGGGCGAGGACGAAGCGCACCTGGCCGACTGGCTGGGCAAGGGCCTGTACGGCACCATGGACTGGATGGCCCGGCACGGCACGATGCGCGCGCGCCCGGCCGAGCTGCTGCCCGGCACCGTGCGGGTAATCTCGGTCGGCATGGACTACGGCCACAAGGACGACGCACAGGCGTGGGACACCCTGCACGATGGCGACCGTGCCTACGTGGCGCGGTACGCGCTGGGCCGCGATTACCACAAGCTGATGCGCAACCGCCTGCAGAAGTTCGCCGATGCGATCGCCGCCGAGATCGGCGCGTTCGGCTACCGGGTGTTCGTCGATTCGGCGCCGGTGCTGGAACGCGCCCTGGCGCGCAATGCCGGGCTGGGCTGGATCGGCAAGCACACCTGCCTGATCGACAAGCAGGGCGGCTCCTGGTTCTTCCTCGGCGAGATCTACATCGACCTGCCGCTGCCGGTGGACACGCCGGCCACGGCGCACTGCGGGACCTGCACGCGCTGCATCGACGTATGCCCCACCCAGGCCATCATCGGCCCGCAGCGGCTGGATGCGCGGCGCTGCATTTCCTACCTGACCATCGAGCACGACGGCGCCATTCCCGAAGACATGCGGCCGTTGATGGGCAACCGCATCTACGGCTGCGACGACTGCCAGCTGGTATGCCCCTGGAACAAGTTCGCGCGGCGCACCGACGAGCCGGACTTCCGCGCCCGCAACGATCTGGATACCGCCTCGCTGGCGCAGCTGTTCGCGTGGGAGGAAGACGAGTTCCTGCGCCGCACCGAAGGCAGCCCGATCCGGCGCAGCGGCCACGAGCGCTGGTTGCGCAACATCGCCGTGGCGCTGGGCAATGCGCCCACCAGTGCGCAGACGCTGACGGCGCTGGAGGCGCGCCGCGCGCATGCCTCGCCGATCGTGCGCGAACACGTGGCCTGGGCCCTGCAGCAGCACGCCGCGCGAAACCCCGGCGCATGACGCTTGTGCGACCATGGGCGCCCGTTCGTACCGTTTGACCTGTCCATGGACCGCAGCGCGCAGATCCTCACGCCCAGCCAGCTCAACATCCTGGCCCGCGACCTGCTGGAAGGCGCTTTCCCGCTGATCTGGGTGGAAGCCGAGCTGGGCAGCGTGACCCGCCCGGCCTCGGGGCACATGTACTTCACCCTGAAGGACGCACGCGCGCAGATCCGCGCGGCGTTGTTCAAGCCCAAGAGCCAGTGGCTGAAATTCGTGCCGCGCGATGGCATGCGCGTGCTCGCGCGCGGCCGGCTGACCCTGTACGAAGCGCGGGGCGAGTACCAGCTGGTGCTGGACCACATGGAAGAAGCCGGCGAAGGCGCCCTGCGCCGCGCCTATGAGCAGCTCAAGGCACGGCTGGAGGCCGAGGGCCTGTTTGCCGCCGAGCGCAAGCGGTCGATGCCGGCCCATGTCCGCCGGCTGGCGGTGATCACCTCGCCCACCGGCGCGGCGGTACGCGACGTGCTCAGCGTGCTGGAACGCCGCTATCCGCTGCTGGAAGTGGACCTGCTGCCCAGCCTGGTGCAGGGCGACAGCGCTGCCGCGCAGATCACCGCGCTGCTGCGCGCGGCCGATGCCAGCGGCCGCTACGACGTGATCCTGCTGACCCGCGGCGGTGGCTCGCTGGAAGACCTGTGGGCGTTCAACGACGAACACCTGGCCCGCGCGATTGCGGCCAGCAGCACCCCGGTGGTGTCTGCGGTGGGCCACGAAACCGACTTCAGCCTGGCCGATTTCGCCGCCGACCTGCGCGCGCCCACGCCGTCGGTGGCGGCCGAGCTGCTGGTACCCGACAAGCGCGACCTGCAAGTGCAGGTGCGCCGTCTGGCCGCCCGCATGGTGCAGCTGCAGCGCCACGGCCTGGGCCAGGCCATGCAGCGCGCCGACCGCGCCCTGCTGCGCTTGAATGCCCAGGGCCCGCAAGCGCGCCTGCAGTTGCTGCAGCGGCGCCAGCAGGACCTGGGCCGGCGCCTGGACGCGGTATGGCGGCAACAGCAGGAACGCCGGCAGGCGCAGCTGCGGCACGCCGCCGTGGTGCTGCGCAACGGCCATCCGCAG
This genomic interval carries:
- the queG gene encoding tRNA epoxyqueuosine(34) reductase QueG, with protein sequence MSAVPLPAPVNLARATERVREIARAHGFQRCGVSGIELGEDEAHLADWLGKGLYGTMDWMARHGTMRARPAELLPGTVRVISVGMDYGHKDDAQAWDTLHDGDRAYVARYALGRDYHKLMRNRLQKFADAIAAEIGAFGYRVFVDSAPVLERALARNAGLGWIGKHTCLIDKQGGSWFFLGEIYIDLPLPVDTPATAHCGTCTRCIDVCPTQAIIGPQRLDARRCISYLTIEHDGAIPEDMRPLMGNRIYGCDDCQLVCPWNKFARRTDEPDFRARNDLDTASLAQLFAWEEDEFLRRTEGSPIRRSGHERWLRNIAVALGNAPTSAQTLTALEARRAHASPIVREHVAWALQQHAARNPGA
- a CDS encoding NAD(P)H-hydrate dehydratase, whose protein sequence is MPKLAELFDIPAARQIDARASALLGDGGAALMDQAGQAAWQCLLEQWPQAQRLCVVVGPGNNGGDGYVLARLARQAGRAVHVLRLATDDAGTALARAAQQAWQDDGGQVAVFDGALPPADVVVDALYGLGLNRAPDGEAAALIEAINQAGVPVLALDVPSGVDANTGAVPGSAVRARVTLQFIVCHQGLYTGAALEHVGARRLAPLQLPDGADAQVTASAVPWQAPRLAGQLPARRANTHKGESGHVLCVGGNRGSGGAVMLAGEAALRAGAGLVSIATQALHVAPLLARLPEAMAHAVEDAQALQALLARAGVIAIGPGLGQDDWARELWRQVLGSGRPLVVDADALNLLAAAPQPLHDAILTPHPGEAARLLAVDTATIQADRFAAAQALSERFHAVVVLKGAGSIIAAPGQLPRVIAAGNPGMAVGGMGDLLTGIIAALRAQGLDAFDAAASGALLHGLAGDAAASEGQRGLLPTDLLVPLRRLVNPEPRPA
- the xseA gene encoding exodeoxyribonuclease VII large subunit, whose translation is MDRSAQILTPSQLNILARDLLEGAFPLIWVEAELGSVTRPASGHMYFTLKDARAQIRAALFKPKSQWLKFVPRDGMRVLARGRLTLYEARGEYQLVLDHMEEAGEGALRRAYEQLKARLEAEGLFAAERKRSMPAHVRRLAVITSPTGAAVRDVLSVLERRYPLLEVDLLPSLVQGDSAAAQITALLRAADASGRYDVILLTRGGGSLEDLWAFNDEHLARAIAASSTPVVSAVGHETDFSLADFAADLRAPTPSVAAELLVPDKRDLQVQVRRLAARMVQLQRHGLGQAMQRADRALLRLNAQGPQARLQLLQRRQQDLGRRLDAVWRQQQERRQAQLRHAAVVLRNGHPQRRLDALRERLQRLMPRADAAIGRQLQRNQLHLRGLARSMEAVSPLATVARGYSILTRDDDGSLVRSPLQVRPGDALTARVQDGAINVVVKQTP